Sequence from the Salinicoccus sp. Bachu38 genome:
AGCCCATCGGCAGTGCATCCCTATCGATCATCCTGAATCCCCTCACCGTCGGCTTCATCGGCCGCTTGACGTTGTTCGTTCGGACCATTGGTATCGTCAAGGCCACAATCAATACCATTCCCGCAACCAGCAGAAGCATCATGCGGTAGGATATGGAACCTGCAAGCAGGAAGCCAAGGAACGGGCCGACTGCAGAACCGAGCACAAAGCTCAGACTGAAGTAGCTGATGCCCTCTCCCCTGCGGTTTTCAGGCACAGATATCGTGGCCAGCGTATTGAGGGCCGTACTGATCAGTCCTGTGGCAAAACCATTCAGGAAACGAGTGGCAATCAACAACGATAGACCACCCTCGATGAAGTACAGACAGTACGTGACAAAGAACATCGCCGTACCGATATAGAGGATGCGTCTCGCTCCCAGACGGTTGATCTGCTGGCCGGTCAATGCGCGCCCGGCAAGGACACCGACGATAAAAATACTTGCTACAAGTCCAGCCGTACTGGGTGAGGCATTGTAGTTGTCGATGGCAAAGCTTCCTATGGTCACCATGGATACATACATGGCAAACATGATGATGAAGTGATACATGAATATGATGACGAATTCCTTTGTCCATATTCTATCGTTTGAATACTCGCTGTTCTGCAAAGTAGCACACCCTTCCTATAAATTCATTCTCTTGAGTGATCGGATCAGCATTTCAATCTCTTCGTGGTCGAAATCCTCCAGGACTTCTCGTTGCATCTCATTCATCCTGCCGCTGACTTCATCGAACAGAGCTTTGCCGGATTCCGTCATCGTCAAATATTTGATGCGGCGGTCCTCACCCTGTTTGGACTCGATGAGACCGAGTTCAAGCAGATGCTTAATCACCTTAGTCGCCGTCGGCTTCTCGATGCCCCGACGCCGGCTCACATCCACTGAGGTGGTCGTACCGTTCTTTGCGATGTCTTTAAGTATCAGCCACTGGGAGCTGTACAGATTATATGCCGAGAGGATTGTGTTCGCCCGGTTGATGTACGGGCGGTATATTGCGATATAGGCATCAAAAAATTCCTGTTCGATGCGCATTGGATCACCTCTTTTAGTTAGTTAGACTAACTAATTATATAGTGTGCACAGTTACGAGTCAATTTATGCAAACGGTTACTTCCAAAAGAATTCCCATTGGAAACGTTTACTTATAAAACAAATGAAAAAACCGGCGCATTGGCCGGTCATCTTTCCATAAGTTTCCCTTTATAGCTGTGAATCCGATGCTCTGTGGATATTTCATTTTCGGCCCGTCCCATCACCGTCCGATACGCCTCTTCTGCAATCTTTTCAATCGGCTGGGCAATGGTCGTAATTTTCGGCCGGTAGACCCCGGCAAGCGGAAGGTCGTCGATCGCAACAAGATGATTTTTTCTTTCCAGATCCAGCCCATGGACGTTTGCATACTTCAGAAATGCCATCAGTGCAAAATCGTTCGCAAGCACTATGCCATTGGACGGTTCCTCTTTGAACTCCGCTTCCATCCTTCCATACAATGCCTCGTTGGTGTCTGTGATGGCATAATGGGAGACCCCTATATCCCCGGCGATACTCCTGAATGCCTCAAGCCGTTCAATCCGAGGCGTAAGTGCCATGTCATCCGAGGCGCCGACATAGTAGAAGTTCTCCACTGTCCTCCCTTTCAGATAATCGAGCGCAAGGGAAACCGCCTGATAGTTGTCCAGCTTGAAGGCGGGGATATCTATATTTTCCACATACCGGTCGATGAAGACGATGGGGAACTGCTGGGCGGCAAGTTTTTCGTACATATCATCATTGCCTCTCGTCGGCATGATGATGAGGCCATCCACCTGCTTCTCGAGGAGGCCGTCGATATACTTGCGCTCCTTCTTAGGGTCATCATCGGCATTGCATATGATGAGGTTATAGCCGTCACGATCGCAATAGTCCTCGATTTTTCTTGTCATGCCCACTGCAAAATGGTGCAGGATGTTCGAAACGATGATACCGATGGTCTTTGTCGATGCACTCTTCAAGTTCCTCGCCATATAATTGGGACGATAACCCAGGGACTCGATCGCCCCGGAGACCCGTTCCTTCGTTTCCTCGCCCATGTAGTGGTACCGTCCGTTCAAATACTGGGAAACGGTGCTGGTGGAAACGCCAGCCTCTCGTGCAACATCTTTGATTGTCACCTTTTTCATGATATAATACCCCTAACTACTAAATCGTTTTAGTAAACTGTTTATTACTTAATGTATAGCCAAAGTAGTGAAGAGTCAAGATATTTGAGGAGGATAAGGTCAATGAAGAAATTTGATGTTTTGAATGAAATTCGTGAAAACTACCTGATTGCGGTTGTCCGCGGCAAAGGTTTCGAGGATACGGTGAAGATGATTGAAAATATCATCGAAGGCGGCATTAAAAATATCGAAATCACCTACACGACACCGAAGGCAAGCGCGCTGATCGAACATTTCGCAACAAACAGTGAAGCATGTGTCGGTGCGGGTACCGTCATGTCGAGGGAGACGGCGGATGAGGCGATCCGTCGCGGCGCGCAGTATCTCGTCAGCCCGCATTTCGACAAGGATATTGCAGCGCTCTGCAACCAGAACCAGATTCCCTACCTGCCTGGCTGTGCCACAGCGACGGAGATTGTAGAAGCGATGAAGTCAGGCGTGGATGTGATCAAAATCTTCCCTGGCGGCGTTCTCGGCGCTTCATTCATCAAGGACATCAAAGGACCGATTCCACATGCGAACCTCATGCCTTCCGGCGGTGTCAATAAGGAGAACATGGCGGACTGGATCGATAACGGCGCCTTTGCCATCGGCATCGGCAGTGCCCTCGCCAAAGGCTATGATGGGTCGAACCCAGAGGTCGTCAAAGAGAACACTGAAGCGTTTGTCGCAGCCTATCAGAAAGCCGTGAAAGGGGAACAGCCATGAAATTCATTACATTCGGAGAGATCATGATGCGTCTGAGCACCGAAGCATCCGACACTTTCAAAACAGCCGACCAGATGAACGTCAACATCGGCGGCAGCGAGATGAATGTCACAATGAGCCTGGCCGCTTCCGGTGTGGATACTGCGGTGATCACCTCCCTGCCCGACAACGCCTTCGGCCAGCGTACACTCTCACTGCTCAAGAGCAACGACGTGGAGACGCGCCATATCCGTCTGGCAGGCCAGCGGATGGGCACATACTTCCTGGAACAGGGATTCAATATCCGTTCCTCGTCCGTCGTCTATGACCGCAAGTATTCAAGCTTCGAACAGTCGACGGTGGACGACTATGATTTCAAGGCCGCGTTTGAAGGATATGACTGGTTCCATTTCAGCGGCATCACACCCGCCCTCAACACCGGACTTCAGAAGGTGCTGCTCGAGGCAGTGAAAACGGCCAAGGAGATGGGCCTCAAAATCAGTGCCGACCTCAATTTCAGGGGCAACCTCTGGTCCTTTGAAGAGGCAAGGTCGACGATGCCGCAGTTCATCAAATACTGTGACGTCATCTTCGGCTATGAGCCGATTGAGCTGAAGGAAGATGGCAAGGAAGTCAAGGAGGGCCTCGAGCGCAATCCGGATGCCGATACCCTGGCACCAATACTCGAAAAGCTGCATGCTGCATATGATATAGAATATATTGCATTCACCCAGCGCACCGTCGTCCATTCCAACAGGAACATCATCAAGGGGATGCTGTCTTCGAAGGAGGGCATCAGGGAGACGGATGCCTACGAAGTGGAGATCCTCGACCGGATCGGTACGGGTGATGCCTTCACTGCCGGTGTCATCCATGGACTGATGAACGGTCTCGAACACCAGGATATCCTGCAGAATGCACTTGGCAACATGCTTTACAAGCATACGATCAGCGGCGACTTCGCCACAGAAAACATTTCCAAAATGGCGGATGTGCTCGATGCGACAAGAGAAGTGAAGAGATAGGAAACGAAAACAGGCTGCTTCCCGATACGGGAGCAGCCTTTGTCATGGAGTCTATTGGATTGTTATTGATAGCTGGGGCTTATCTGGTGGATAAACGCCCAACTGCACTTTGCGTGTGCCGCCAGGGAAAGTTACAGTTACACACCTGAATATGCTGAGAATCCGCCGTCGACCGGGATGACGATGCCGGTGACAAAGCCGGATGCCTTATGGTCTGCCAGATAGAGGAGTGTACCGAGCAGCTCTTCAGGTTCGCCGAAGCGGCCCATCGGTGTCGCATTGATGATCTTATGACTTCTGTCCGTCAGGTTGCCGTCCTTATCGAAAAGGAGGTCCCTGTTCTGGTTCGTTGCAAGAAAGCCCGGTGCCATGGCGTTCACTCTGACACCTGTACGTGACAGGTAGACGCTGAGCCACTGCGTAAAGTTGCTGATCGCAGATTTTGCCCCGCTGTAGGCCGGAATCTTGGTCAACGGGGTGAAAGCGTTCATGGAGGATACATTGATTACGCTGGCGTGCGCTTTCGGTGCCATGTCCCTGCCGAAGATCTGGGAGGGTATCAAAGTCCCTAGGAAATTGAGCTTGAAGACGAAATCGATGCCGTCCGTATCAAGTGCGAAGAAGTTCCTGACATTCGGGTCATCCAGCTTGTCGAGATCCAGGTACTCGTCTTCAGTGGATGCAGATGGATCGTTGCCGCCTGCACCGTTGACGAGTATGTCGCATGTTCCGAGGGATTTATTCACGGCTTCACGCGCTTTCTCTACAGATGTCTTATCCGTAACATCACATTGCACTGCAATCGCTTCTCCGCCCGCCTCTTGTATTTCAGCTGCCACTGTTTCGCATGATTCAAGTGTGCGTCCGAGGACGGCGACTTTGGCACCAGCATCTGCAAGTCCACGGCAAAAGTATGAACCCAGCACACCGCCACCGCCTGTGACGATTGCGACCTGGTTTTTAAGATTTGTATTGAAAGGGGTAGTCATCATTCTTCCTCCTATTTTCTGGTAAGTGAAATTGCTCATTGAATAACTATTTGGTAAGATTAGTTTATCTAACAAACCAAAACGAGGTGCTCCTTATGGTTACTGGTGATTCGAACTATATTAAAACGATGAACCGCAGACTTGTACTTGAAGATATTATCCGTAGCCGCTCCATTTCAAGGGTGGATATATCAAAACGCACTGGACTGAACAAAGCGACGGTCTCTTCCCAGGTGAATGAACTGATCGATCAGTCCCTGATCATCGAAAAACCGGTTGAAAACTATGCACAACCCGGCCGCCGGCCGATCATCCTGGAACTTGATCCGATGAGTACATATTCCATCGGCATCGACATCGACCGTTCCCATATACGCATCATGCTCATCAATCTCAAAGGCATGACTGTCTACAACAACATTCATGACTTCGACATCCGTCATACGGATACGCTTGCCGAACTGCTGCCGGCACTGCTCGAGCCGGTCATCAGCCAGTACAGCGAAGTCTACCGCCCGAACCAGCTTGTCGGCATCGGCATCAGTTTCCACGGAATCGTCAATGCCGAGCTGGAACTGCTCTATTCCCCGCCGCAGCAGCTTGATCTGAAGCCACTTCTGTCCGAGCTTGAGCAGAGGTTCGAAGTGCCTGTCCATATCGACAACAACGCCAATATGTCCGTCCGTGCCGAACAGTCGTTCACTGCATACGAGACGAACCTCTACAGCATGACGCTGTCCAGTGGTATCGGCCTCGGCATCCTGCTGAACAACGAAGTGTTCCATGGATTTTCCGGCTATGCCGGTGAGGTCGGACATATGATCATCAAGCAGGATGGCATCGAGTGCCGTTGTGGAAACAGGGGATGTTTCGAGCGCTATGCTTCCGATGAGGTCCTCACCCGCTCGCTTGCTGATGCGGGCATCTCCCTCATTGAATATCCGACATATGAATCCTTGAAGGCGGACGAAAAGGCAAAGGCCATATTCGAAGACTATATCTCCTTCATCACCGTCGGACTGAACAATATCATCAATGTCTTCAACCCTAAAAAACTTGTCATCAACAGCACCATATTTTCGAAATATCCGGAACTGCTCGAGGAGCTCAAACCCGGCCTCACTTCGTCATTCATCGATTATGGAGACATCCTCATCTCGCCCCTCGGCACACAGTCAAGCGCCCTCGGGGCAGCACTTGTGCCCCTTGCGAAATACCTCGATATCACCCACTTCGATCTGAATGCGTATCACATCGCACATTAATATCAGAAAAGGATAAGTCGGACTTATCCTTTTCTTTTTTATTTTCTATTTACTGTATCGATGATGCCGTTCAGGTAGGTGGCGCCGAGCGCACGGTCGTAGAGGCCGTAGCCCGGTCTGCCCGTCTCGTCCCAGATCATGCGGCCGTGATCCGGACGGATCGGCACGTCGACACCGCTCTCGATGAGCTTCTCGATGATGCCCACCATATCGAGTGAGCCGTCATGGACGGAGTGGGACGTTTCCTGGAAGGAGCGCTCGCCGGTCCATTTGACGTTCCTGGCATGCACGAAGTGGATGCGCTCACGAGCCAGTTCGATGATTTCGAACAGGTCGTTGTCCGGTATGGAACCATAGGATCCGGTACAGAATGTAATGCCATTGTGCCTGCTCGGTACGGCCTCGAACAGTCTTCTCAGTGCCTTGGCACCGGTGATGATGCGCGGCAGGCCAAAGATGCCCCATGGCGGATCGTCCGGGTGGATGGCCATCAGAACATCCTCCTCCACCGCGACCGGGATGATGCGCTCGAGGAAGTAGATCAGGTTGTCGAACAGCTGGTCTTCACTGATGTCCTGATAGGCATCGATGATCTCCTTCAGGTCGTCCGTCTGGTAGGACAGGTCCCAGCCCGGGAGGGTCAGCTCGCCGCTCAGCGGGTCTATGTCCTTCACCAGCGCCTCGTCATACTTCAAGGAATTCGAACCATCCGGCAGCGGCGCATCGAGTTCGATGCGGGTCCAGTCGAACACCGGCATGAAGTTGTAGCAGACCGTCCTGATGCCGGCAGCAGCCAGATTGCGGATCGTCTCCTTGTAGTTCTCGATCAGGGCGTCGCGGCGGCCGCGGCCCATCTTGATGTCCTCGTGGACGGGTACGGATTCGATGACGTTCAGGCGCATGCCGTGCGCCGCCACCGCATCCCGCAGCTTCACAATCTCGTCGTACGGCCATACCTCGCCGGCCGGAATATCATAGATCGCCGAGACGACCCCCTTCATCTGTGGAATCTGGCGGATGTCCGCAAGCTTCACCGGATCATCCGGTCCATACCATCTAAAACTCATTTCCATAACAGTCGCTCCTTTTTATTCATTTTCAAGTCCAAAGTATTTTTTCGCGTTGTAGTAGCATATGTCCTCGACATATTCCTTGAGCAGTTCACGGTCGTCAGGCACCATGCCTGCCTCCACCCATTCTCCGAGCAGTTCGCAAAGAATTCTTCTGAAGTATTCGTGGCGCGTAAAGCTCAGCATGCTCCTTGAATCCGTCAGCATGCCGATGAACGTCTTGAAGGCACCCGCGTTCGCCAGCGTCTTCATCTGATCCCTCATGCCATCATAGTTGTCGTTGAACCACCATGCCGTACCGAATTGCACCTTGCCCGGAATACCGCCCCCCTGGAAGTTTCCGGCCATCGTCGCCATGATGATGTTGTCCCTCGGATTCAGTGTATAGAGCACCGTCTTCGGCAGTGCATCATCCTGATCGATCCGATCCAGGAATCTGGAAAGCGGCTGCGCCACAAGCTGGTCGTTGATCGAATCGAACCCGCTGTCCGGCCCGAGGTCTTTGAACATGCGGGAGTTGTTGTTCCTGAGTGGCCCGATGTGCAGCTGCATCACCCAACCGTATGCGTTGTACTGCTCCGCAAGCTGCACGAGTGTGTATGTCTTGAACTGTGCCACTTCGTATTCCGACAGTTCCTCTTCCCGGAGGACTTTATCGAATATTGCTCCGACCGCTTCCGCATCCGCCTCCTCATAGAACATTTCGTTGATGCCATGATCGGACGCACGGCATCCCATCTGATTGAAGAAGTCGATGCGGTCGAAGAGTGCACCCAGGAACTTCTGGTAGGTATCGAGCTTGCCGCCTGCAACACCCTCCAGCTTCCCGAGCCATTCCTTGTAGTCCGGCGTATCGATGGCGATGGCCTTGTCGGGCCTGAACGAAGGCGCCACCTGCACATCTATCGTGTCATCCTCCTTGAGGAGCCGGTGATATTCCAGGTCATCGGTCGGGTCGTCGGTTGTGCCGAGAAACTTCACTTTCTGGCTCTCCAGTATGCTTCTCGGTTTCAGTGCTTCCCCTTGCAGCATTTCATTCGTCTTCTCATAGATGGCATCGGCACTTTTTGGCGACAGCAGGTCGCTGATGCCGAAGAAGGTCTTCAGCTCAAGCTGGGTCCAGTGCAGCAGCTGGTTGCCGAAGAGCTGGGGTACGGTTTCCGCGAAGGCATCGAACTTGGCCTTCTCATCGGCTTCCCCCGTTATCCTGTCCTCTTTGATGCCCGCCGCCCGCATGGCGCGCCATTTATAATGGTCGCCGCCGAGCCACACTTCCGTGATCGAGCGGTAGTTTTCATTCTCGTATATCTCTTTCGGGTTGAGGTGGTTGTGATAGTCGATGATGGGCAGGTCTTTGGCCACATCATGATACAGCCACTTTGCCGTCTCTGTAGTGAGCAGGAAATCCTTGTTGATCATTTGTATCTCTCCTAATCCTTTATTGATGGTTTATGTCAGATTGAACAGTTCCGGCAGGAACATGCTCAGAACCGGCGTAAATGTCACGATCAGCAGCATGATGAAAAGTACGATGAAGAATGGAATCAGGACCGGCACGACCTTTTCTATCCGTATATCGGCGACACTCGCGCCGACGAACAGTGCAGATCCGACTGGTGGCGTGATGTTGCCGATGCACAGGTTGAACGTGATGATGATGCCGAAGTGGATCGGATCGATGCCCATGTCCATTGCGATCGGCAGGAAGATCGGTGTAAATATCAGTACCGCCGGAGTGATGTCCATGAATGTTCCGATGACCAGCAGGATGACCGTCATCAGGAGCAGTATGATGATCGTATTGTCCGTCAGGGACAGCAGCGAATTGCTGATGGCGTCCGGCAGCCCTGTGTAGGACATGACCAGCGAAAAGAGTCCCGAGACGGTGATCAGGAGCAGGATCATCCCTGTGATTTCAACCGTTTCCCTAAGTATGTTCGGAATTTCCCTTATCTTCAGGTTCCTGTAGATCATCGAGAGTATCGTGGCGTAGACCACAGCGACCGCAGCACCTTCCGTTGCAGTGAAGATGCCGGCGACGATGCCGCCGATGACGATGACGATGAGGAGCAGGCTCGGGATGGCATCCAGTGTGAGGTATGCCTTATCCCGCCAGGCGATCTTCTCGGAGATCGGATACTTGTATTTCTTCGCCAGTACATAGGCGACGATCATCGTGGCCAGTCCCCAGAGAATCCCCGGAATATAGCCGGCCATGAATAGTGCAGCGATGGATGTGCCGCCACTGACGAGTGAATAGACGATCAGTATGGACGTCGGCGGGATGATCAGCCCGGCAGGTGCAGATGCGATGTTGACAGCCGCTGCATATTTGCGGTCGTAGCCGCTGTTCAGCTGCATCGGTGTCATGATGCGTCCCATGGCCGCTGCAGAGGCCACACTGGATCCTGCAATCGAGCCGAAAAGCATGTTGCCGACAACGTTCGTATGAGCCAGCGATCCCGGCAGCCTGCCGACGAGTACTTTGGCGAAGTTGATCAGTTTGAAGGCGATGCCGCCGTTGTTCATGATGATGCCTGCAAGCACGAACAATGGAACCGCGAGCATCGTAAAGCTGTCCATCTCGGTGACGAGGCGCTGTGCTCCCGTCAGTATCGTAGTATCGAATGGCATGATGAGCATAAGCGTGAAAAGTGAACTGAGCAGGATGGAAATGGCGATCGGAAACCCGAGGGCCAGGAACAGCAGCAGCAGTCCGAATATCACTATCCCTGATAATACTGTCAAACTCATAGACTTTTCACATCCTCATCCTCTTTTTTCGCGACCCTTTCAATGGTCGTGATGTTATAGATCGTATAGAACAGTGTGATCACTCCGGACACCGGCAGTGCCGCATAGACGAATCCCATGGAGATGCCCGTCGCAGGTGCAATCTGCGGTGTCGTCAGCATTGTAATCCGGATGCCGCCGTAGATGAAGACGATGACTGCCGTGAGCAGGATCGCAATCTGTGCCAGGTATGTCAACGCCACCTGCGTATTCCAGCTCATCCTTTCACGGACGAACAGGATGGCGATGTGTTTATTTTTACCGAAGACGTAGGCTGCGGCGAGAAGTGTGAACCATATCAATGTGTATCTGATGATCTCCTCACTCATCGTGCTCGGGTCGTTCAATATATATCTTGCGATGACCTGCCAGATCGACAGCAGTGTCATGCCGATGATGGCGATGCTTGCGAAAGTGAGGATGACAATGTCCACTATGCGCTTAGCTTTCTTCATCAGAATCTCCTCCCTTGAACAGTTCATAGATCGGCCCCATCGTCTCGTCCGCCTTCATTTCTTCATGGAGCGGCTGTACAGATTCGATGAAGGAGGACTTGTCCACGTCATGAAACTCCACACCCATTTCATTCTGCGCCTCTTCCGCCGCCGCTTCTGTCGCTTCATTCCATACGACTTCATGGAATTTGTTCGCAGCATCCGCCGAATCGTGGATGATCTGACGCTCTGCTTCCGTCATGCGGTCCAGCCTCTGCTTGTTCATGATGAGCATGTCGGGAACAATCGCATGCTCCGTATACATCCAGTGCTTGGCTACTTCTCCGTGCTTCGAGCTGACAAGTGACGTCAGGTTGTTCTCGGCTGCATCGATGATGCCCGACTGCAGTGATGTATAGACTTCTCCGTAGGCCATCGGCGTCGGCGTACCGCCGAGTGCATCAATCATCGCCACACTTGTCGCACTCGGCTGGACCCGAACCTTGAGTCCTTCCATATCTTCCGTATCATCGACCACACGATCCCTCGTATAGAGGCTGCGGCTACCGGCATCGAAGTATGTCAGGCCGACGAACCCGATATCCTCCGACGCATTGTAGATGACATCCGTAATTTCAGGATCCGACATCTTCTCCTTGAACTCATCCGTATCTTCAAAGAGGTAAGGCAGGCCGAAAATGGAATATTCCGGACGGAAGCTCTCAAGCGCGCCCGCGCTGACCTTGGTGACATCAACCGCCCCCGTCTGGGTCAGCTCGATGACCTCCCTCTCATCCCCGAGCTGTCCGTTCGGATAGAGTGCAATCGACATATCACCATCAGAGCGCGCCTCAACCTCTTCCTTGAATTTTTCAAGTGATTTATGCACCGGATGATCCGTCGGGTGGTTGTGTGCAAGAACCATCTTGTGGCCACCCCCCGCTTCAGACGAGGCATTGGAGCATGCACCCAGAAGAAGTAGGATGGATGCGCTTACAAAAAGAACAAAATATTTTCTCATTTCA
This genomic interval carries:
- a CDS encoding MFS transporter, which codes for MQNSEYSNDRIWTKEFVIIFMYHFIIMFAMYVSMVTIGSFAIDNYNASPSTAGLVASIFIVGVLAGRALTGQQINRLGARRILYIGTAMFFVTYCLYFIEGGLSLLIATRFLNGFATGLISTALNTLATISVPENRRGEGISYFSLSFVLGSAVGPFLGFLLAGSISYRMMLLLVAGMVLIVALTIPMVRTNNVKRPMKPTVRGFRMIDRDALPMGFSILFMGLAYAGILSFLNMYADEVGLVTAASFFFIVYAISITMTRPFTGRLMDQKGANIVLYPAFILMALGFFVLGSATTGVVLLASSVLIGFGYGNFQSVAQTVCVNLASRENVGLATSTYFIMLEIGLGFGPFFLGFLVPSLGYGGLYQFLVISILLAMGIFHVVYGRHESAEKRMSQQSLK
- a CDS encoding MarR family winged helix-turn-helix transcriptional regulator, with product MRIEQEFFDAYIAIYRPYINRANTILSAYNLYSSQWLILKDIAKNGTTTSVDVSRRRGIEKPTATKVIKHLLELGLIESKQGEDRRIKYLTMTESGKALFDEVSGRMNEMQREVLEDFDHEEIEMLIRSLKRMNL
- a CDS encoding LacI family DNA-binding transcriptional regulator, whose amino-acid sequence is MKKVTIKDVAREAGVSTSTVSQYLNGRYHYMGEETKERVSGAIESLGYRPNYMARNLKSASTKTIGIIVSNILHHFAVGMTRKIEDYCDRDGYNLIICNADDDPKKERKYIDGLLEKQVDGLIIMPTRGNDDMYEKLAAQQFPIVFIDRYVENIDIPAFKLDNYQAVSLALDYLKGRTVENFYYVGASDDMALTPRIERLEAFRSIAGDIGVSHYAITDTNEALYGRMEAEFKEEPSNGIVLANDFALMAFLKYANVHGLDLERKNHLVAIDDLPLAGVYRPKITTIAQPIEKIAEEAYRTVMGRAENEISTEHRIHSYKGKLMER
- a CDS encoding bifunctional 2-keto-4-hydroxyglutarate aldolase/2-keto-3-deoxy-6-phosphogluconate aldolase, which translates into the protein MKKFDVLNEIRENYLIAVVRGKGFEDTVKMIENIIEGGIKNIEITYTTPKASALIEHFATNSEACVGAGTVMSRETADEAIRRGAQYLVSPHFDKDIAALCNQNQIPYLPGCATATEIVEAMKSGVDVIKIFPGGVLGASFIKDIKGPIPHANLMPSGGVNKENMADWIDNGAFAIGIGSALAKGYDGSNPEVVKENTEAFVAAYQKAVKGEQP
- a CDS encoding sugar kinase, with translation MKFITFGEIMMRLSTEASDTFKTADQMNVNIGGSEMNVTMSLAASGVDTAVITSLPDNAFGQRTLSLLKSNDVETRHIRLAGQRMGTYFLEQGFNIRSSSVVYDRKYSSFEQSTVDDYDFKAAFEGYDWFHFSGITPALNTGLQKVLLEAVKTAKEMGLKISADLNFRGNLWSFEEARSTMPQFIKYCDVIFGYEPIELKEDGKEVKEGLERNPDADTLAPILEKLHAAYDIEYIAFTQRTVVHSNRNIIKGMLSSKEGIRETDAYEVEILDRIGTGDAFTAGVIHGLMNGLEHQDILQNALGNMLYKHTISGDFATENISKMADVLDATREVKR
- a CDS encoding SDR family oxidoreductase encodes the protein MTTPFNTNLKNQVAIVTGGGGVLGSYFCRGLADAGAKVAVLGRTLESCETVAAEIQEAGGEAIAVQCDVTDKTSVEKAREAVNKSLGTCDILVNGAGGNDPSASTEDEYLDLDKLDDPNVRNFFALDTDGIDFVFKLNFLGTLIPSQIFGRDMAPKAHASVINVSSMNAFTPLTKIPAYSGAKSAISNFTQWLSVYLSRTGVRVNAMAPGFLATNQNRDLLFDKDGNLTDRSHKIINATPMGRFGEPEELLGTLLYLADHKASGFVTGIVIPVDGGFSAYSGV
- a CDS encoding ROK family transcriptional regulator, translated to MVTGDSNYIKTMNRRLVLEDIIRSRSISRVDISKRTGLNKATVSSQVNELIDQSLIIEKPVENYAQPGRRPIILELDPMSTYSIGIDIDRSHIRIMLINLKGMTVYNNIHDFDIRHTDTLAELLPALLEPVISQYSEVYRPNQLVGIGISFHGIVNAELELLYSPPQQLDLKPLLSELEQRFEVPVHIDNNANMSVRAEQSFTAYETNLYSMTLSSGIGLGILLNNEVFHGFSGYAGEVGHMIIKQDGIECRCGNRGCFERYASDEVLTRSLADAGISLIEYPTYESLKADEKAKAIFEDYISFITVGLNNIINVFNPKKLVINSTIFSKYPELLEELKPGLTSSFIDYGDILISPLGTQSSALGAALVPLAKYLDITHFDLNAYHIAH
- the uxuA gene encoding mannonate dehydratase, producing MEMSFRWYGPDDPVKLADIRQIPQMKGVVSAIYDIPAGEVWPYDEIVKLRDAVAAHGMRLNVIESVPVHEDIKMGRGRRDALIENYKETIRNLAAAGIRTVCYNFMPVFDWTRIELDAPLPDGSNSLKYDEALVKDIDPLSGELTLPGWDLSYQTDDLKEIIDAYQDISEDQLFDNLIYFLERIIPVAVEEDVLMAIHPDDPPWGIFGLPRIITGAKALRRLFEAVPSRHNGITFCTGSYGSIPDNDLFEIIELARERIHFVHARNVKWTGERSFQETSHSVHDGSLDMVGIIEKLIESGVDVPIRPDHGRMIWDETGRPGYGLYDRALGATYLNGIIDTVNRK
- the uxaC gene encoding glucuronate isomerase translates to MINKDFLLTTETAKWLYHDVAKDLPIIDYHNHLNPKEIYENENYRSITEVWLGGDHYKWRAMRAAGIKEDRITGEADEKAKFDAFAETVPQLFGNQLLHWTQLELKTFFGISDLLSPKSADAIYEKTNEMLQGEALKPRSILESQKVKFLGTTDDPTDDLEYHRLLKEDDTIDVQVAPSFRPDKAIAIDTPDYKEWLGKLEGVAGGKLDTYQKFLGALFDRIDFFNQMGCRASDHGINEMFYEEADAEAVGAIFDKVLREEELSEYEVAQFKTYTLVQLAEQYNAYGWVMQLHIGPLRNNNSRMFKDLGPDSGFDSINDQLVAQPLSRFLDRIDQDDALPKTVLYTLNPRDNIIMATMAGNFQGGGIPGKVQFGTAWWFNDNYDGMRDQMKTLANAGAFKTFIGMLTDSRSMLSFTRHEYFRRILCELLGEWVEAGMVPDDRELLKEYVEDICYYNAKKYFGLENE
- a CDS encoding TRAP transporter large permease; this translates as MSLTVLSGIVIFGLLLLFLALGFPIAISILLSSLFTLMLIMPFDTTILTGAQRLVTEMDSFTMLAVPLFVLAGIIMNNGGIAFKLINFAKVLVGRLPGSLAHTNVVGNMLFGSIAGSSVASAAAMGRIMTPMQLNSGYDRKYAAAVNIASAPAGLIIPPTSILIVYSLVSGGTSIAALFMAGYIPGILWGLATMIVAYVLAKKYKYPISEKIAWRDKAYLTLDAIPSLLLIVIVIGGIVAGIFTATEGAAVAVVYATILSMIYRNLKIREIPNILRETVEITGMILLLITVSGLFSLVMSYTGLPDAISNSLLSLTDNTIIILLLMTVILLVIGTFMDITPAVLIFTPIFLPIAMDMGIDPIHFGIIITFNLCIGNITPPVGSALFVGASVADIRIEKVVPVLIPFFIVLFIMLLIVTFTPVLSMFLPELFNLT
- a CDS encoding TRAP transporter small permease, which encodes MKKAKRIVDIVILTFASIAIIGMTLLSIWQVIARYILNDPSTMSEEIIRYTLIWFTLLAAAYVFGKNKHIAILFVRERMSWNTQVALTYLAQIAILLTAVIVFIYGGIRITMLTTPQIAPATGISMGFVYAALPVSGVITLFYTIYNITTIERVAKKEDEDVKSL